In Lactococcus protaetiae, the genomic window ACGTCTTAGTTTCCCAGGGCGCAAGCAATTTTATTACGGAATTCTTGCGATGATGATGGTGCCTGCTCAAGTGCTTTTAATTCCCAATTATTTGATTGTCAAAAACTTGGGGATGTTAGATACTTTCTGGGCACTGATTTTGCCTGCAGCGATTAATATTGGAAACATTTTCATGATGAGGCAATTTTTCTTGAGCTTTCCTAAAGATGTTGAAGAAGCAGCGCGTATTGATGGTTTATCGCGTGTGGGTACTTTTTTCCGAATTGTTATGCCACTTGCCAAACCCTCTATTGCGACACAGGCGGTATTTGTCTTTATGGGATTCTGGAACAATTTCTTAGCACCTATGCTTTATATGCATACACCAAGTAAATTTACGCTGACGCTTGGTTTGCAGGTCTTACAATCCGCAGACCAAGGTGGACAAATGTGGAATCGTGTCATGGCAGCATCAATACTGACCATTATCCCAATTATCATCTTGTATATCCTATTTAACGGTTATTTCTTGCAAGGTGTACGGATGGATGGCGAAAAATAATTCTGACAACATTTTTGTCAGCAAATTAGTCTATAATAAAGTCTGTCAGTATACTGACAGACTTGTTTTGAAAGAAATGAAGGAAAAGAAATGAAAACTTATACCCTCACACTTGACGACTTAGGAAATATTGAAACACAAAATGTTGAAACAATTTTTGCGCAGGCCAATGGTTTTATGGGAGTTCGCGCAAGTTTACCCATTCAGGAGAGCGACAGCTTGCCAGGCACTTTTATCAATGGATTTTACGAAACACATCCGATTATCTACGGTGAAAATGCTTACGGTTATGCAAAAAATCATGAAACAATGGTCAAGTGTTTTGACTTACGAACGCTAGAGTGTTTTGTCAATGATGAAGCCCTGTCAGTACTGACAGAACGTGATTTAAAACTTAATTTAATGACAGGAATTCTGTCAGAAACGTATCTCTATGAAACAAATTCAGGGCAGCAAATAAAGCTTGAGTTGGAAAGTTTTGCGAGCCATTTTAACCGCACAGCTTATGCTCAGAAAATCAAAATTACGGCGTTGAACTTTTCTGGAGAAGTTCATGTAAAAAAAGAAGCAAAATTATTGCTTCCAAATGCTTCCAAAGCCTTTGACCCAAGAGTTCGTGAGGCAAGTGTTAATCTCCAAAAACAAGGGAATCAATATACTACCCCTAACAGCAAACTCAGCCTTTACACCAAATTTGACCAGATTGATCAAACTTTCAAACTCAATCAAACTCAATCTTTTGAATTTGAACAAATCAATCAAATTTCTAAAGAAAATCAATTTGAAACTGTCAGCTATGAGCGGTTAAAAGCAGAGCAAATCAAGATTTTTGATACTTTTTGGTCTGTTTCAGACATCGAGATTGACGGAGATGAAACACTTCAAAAAGGTGTCCGTGTCAACCTTTATCACCTTTTTAACTCGGCAGGTCGCGATGGAAAAACAAATTTTGGAGCAAAAGGTCTGACAGGCGAAGGCTATGAAGGACATTATTTTTGGGATACAGAGATGTATTTACTCCCCTTTTTTACGCACACTCAGCCCGAGATTGCCAAAAGTTTGCTAACCTATCGGCTGAACATTTTGCCTCAAGCTAAGCAAAGAGCAAAAGAACTCGGCTTTGCAGGTGCATTGTATGCTTGGCGCACACAAAGTGGGCACGAAACCTCAGCCTATTATCCCGCAGGAACAGCACAAGTTCATATCAATGCAGACATTGCCTATGCCCTCGAATTGTATGAAAAAATAACGGGTGATATCATTTTTATCCAAAAAGCCAAAGCTATCATCTATGAAACAGCCCGATTTTGGATTTCTTACGGATTTATGAGTAAACGAGGATTTGAAATTCATGAGGTCACAGGTCCAGATGAGTACACCGCACTTGTGAATAACAACTACTATACA contains:
- a CDS encoding carbohydrate ABC transporter permease is translated as MKKTKKQKVLKSLLYIVLILYAIITFYPFLWAVAASFKPLSEITSGSMSLISKHFTTEQYQYLFSPKSGSMFVTWFFNSMIVSVIGTAINVFLNTMAGYSLARLSFPGRKQFYYGILAMMMVPAQVLLIPNYLIVKNLGMLDTFWALILPAAINIGNIFMMRQFFLSFPKDVEEAARIDGLSRVGTFFRIVMPLAKPSIATQAVFVFMGFWNNFLAPMLYMHTPSKFTLTLGLQVLQSADQGGQMWNRVMAASILTIIPIIILYILFNGYFLQGVRMDGEK
- a CDS encoding glycoside hydrolase family 65 protein gives rise to the protein MKTYTLTLDDLGNIETQNVETIFAQANGFMGVRASLPIQESDSLPGTFINGFYETHPIIYGENAYGYAKNHETMVKCFDLRTLECFVNDEALSVLTERDLKLNLMTGILSETYLYETNSGQQIKLELESFASHFNRTAYAQKIKITALNFSGEVHVKKEAKLLLPNASKAFDPRVREASVNLQKQGNQYTTPNSKLSLYTKFDQIDQTFKLNQTQSFEFEQINQISKENQFETVSYERLKAEQIKIFDTFWSVSDIEIDGDETLQKGVRVNLYHLFNSAGRDGKTNFGAKGLTGEGYEGHYFWDTEMYLLPFFTHTQPEIAKSLLTYRLNILPQAKQRAKELGFAGALYAWRTQSGHETSAYYPAGTAQVHINADIAYALELYEKITGDIIFIQKAKAIIYETARFWISYGFMSKRGFEIHEVTGPDEYTALVNNNYYTNKMAQNNLLYAVRLAHTFKENQEEAKIWQLAADQMYFGYDETSKITKQDDSFLDKEVWDFAHTPKENYPLLLHYHPMKIYKHQVLKQADTILAHMLFAEDKAQVARDFDFYEPLTTHDSSLSRAIHGVVASRLGRTQQAYDFFADSATMDLSDMQGNASHGIHAANMGGTWLGLIYGFAGLHIDNGELKIENHLPKQIKALRFNILYQGKLQSFELKNEKN